The following coding sequences are from one Chloroflexota bacterium window:
- a CDS encoding Rieske 2Fe-2S domain-containing protein: MLTREENELLTRTGPGTPGGELMRRYWQPVALEAELPPGSPPLPVRLLGEDLVLFRDEAGRPGLLGVHCAHRGADLSYGRLEDGGLRCIYHGWLYDATGHCLEQPGEPAGSSFHERVRQPAYPCVETGGFILAYLGPGEPPLVPGFDFLHAPPERREVAKVIRACNYLQGNEGNFDPHHVPLLHWTAAGAFGSAAPLGPKRRWLKPTTEIETTEFGVRLYAIQEAPDGATHVGIHLFIVPNFSAFSFQEGGDGYGVNWHVPIDDTAHWVYRVQFSRDRQVDHEAIRKSRLAPSDPVRNRANRYRQDREEMTERSFAGLGVSFPDQDACVTEGAGPIQDRTQENLGANDKCIAASRLFLLRAIRELLAGKEPPMFTRNPLERREIRLVAGGIQVPAGVDWRGYVRELIGEKAAV; this comes from the coding sequence GTGCTGACCAGGGAAGAGAACGAGCTGTTGACCAGGACCGGGCCGGGCACGCCCGGTGGCGAGCTGATGAGGCGCTACTGGCAGCCCGTCGCGCTGGAGGCGGAGCTGCCGCCGGGGAGCCCGCCGCTACCCGTTCGGCTGCTGGGTGAAGATCTGGTCCTCTTCCGGGACGAAGCTGGGCGACCCGGTCTCCTGGGTGTGCATTGCGCGCATCGCGGCGCCGATCTCAGCTACGGGCGGCTGGAGGATGGCGGGCTGCGATGCATCTACCACGGCTGGCTGTACGACGCGACCGGCCATTGTCTCGAACAGCCCGGCGAGCCGGCCGGGAGCTCGTTCCACGAGCGCGTGCGCCAACCTGCGTACCCGTGCGTGGAGACGGGCGGCTTCATCCTCGCGTACCTTGGTCCGGGAGAGCCGCCGCTCGTCCCCGGCTTCGATTTTTTGCACGCGCCGCCGGAGCGCCGCGAGGTGGCGAAGGTCATCCGGGCATGCAACTACCTGCAGGGGAACGAGGGGAACTTCGACCCGCACCACGTCCCGCTCCTGCACTGGACGGCGGCCGGCGCCTTCGGCTCCGCGGCGCCGCTGGGTCCAAAGCGGCGGTGGCTGAAACCGACGACGGAGATCGAGACGACCGAGTTTGGCGTGCGCCTCTACGCTATCCAGGAAGCGCCGGACGGCGCCACGCACGTCGGGATCCACCTGTTCATCGTGCCGAACTTCAGCGCCTTCAGCTTTCAGGAGGGCGGCGACGGGTACGGCGTGAACTGGCACGTGCCCATTGACGACACGGCCCACTGGGTGTACCGAGTCCAGTTCTCGCGGGACCGGCAGGTCGACCACGAGGCGATCCGGAAGAGTCGGCTCGCGCCGAGCGATCCGGTGCGCAATCGGGCCAACCGCTACCGGCAAGACCGCGAGGAGATGACGGAACGGAGCTTTGCCGGCCTGGGGGTCTCGTTTCCGGACCAGGACGCCTGCGTCACCGAGGGGGCTGGGCCGATCCAGGACAGGACGCAGGAGAACTTGGGGGCGAATGACAAGTGCATCGCCGCCTCGCGGTTGTTTTTGCTTCGGGCGATTCGCGAGCTACTGGCGGGGAAGGAGCCGCCCATGTTCACGCGGAACCCGCTGGAGCGCCGCGAGATCCGGCTGGTGGCGGGCGGCATCCAGGTCCCAGCGGGTGTCGATTGGCGGGGCTATGTCAGGGAGCTGATCGGAGAGAAAGCGGCCGTGTGA